A stretch of Gemmatimonadota bacterium DNA encodes these proteins:
- a CDS encoding IS481 family transposase: MSIRLQFVAEALRGVRPIVAVCAAYGISEKTGQKWLARFRALGLPGLAERSHAPATCPHRTPAPQRAALLACRRAHPTWGARKLRAACQAAAPALAWPAPSTITTLLAEAGLLAPRRRRPRARLDRTDRGPAHAAAPNDLWTLDYKGQFRTGDGRWCYPFTIVDAATRMLLACVAHPAPGTTAAQRVLARCFRTYGLPLAILSDNGAPFGAVHAPRGLSRLSCWFAALGITPRFTVPGHPEHNGRHERLHRTLKAEATSPPAATRRAQQARFDAWRAEYNTVRPHAALDDQPPASRYQSSATPYPRGGPPPLVYPSHFVARRVTQAGLIWWQQHDIYISQAFTGYTLGLAPVSATCHDVYLADLLLGSVDLSARRFIPLTEALRSPINPG, from the coding sequence ATGTCGATCCGTCTGCAGTTCGTCGCCGAGGCGCTGCGCGGCGTGCGCCCGATCGTGGCCGTGTGCGCTGCCTATGGCATCAGCGAGAAGACGGGCCAGAAATGGCTGGCCCGCTTCCGCGCGTTGGGGCTCCCCGGCCTCGCGGAGCGCTCGCATGCACCGGCGACGTGCCCGCACCGCACGCCGGCGCCGCAACGCGCCGCCCTCCTCGCGTGTCGCCGCGCCCATCCCACCTGGGGAGCGCGCAAGCTGCGCGCGGCGTGTCAGGCCGCCGCCCCCGCGCTCGCGTGGCCGGCGCCGAGCACCATCACCACGCTCCTCGCCGAGGCGGGCCTGCTGGCGCCCCGGCGGCGGCGCCCGCGCGCGCGGCTCGATCGCACGGACCGGGGCCCGGCGCACGCCGCCGCGCCCAACGACCTGTGGACGCTCGACTACAAGGGCCAGTTCCGCACCGGCGATGGCCGCTGGTGCTATCCCTTCACCATCGTCGATGCGGCGACGCGCATGCTGCTCGCGTGTGTGGCGCATCCCGCGCCTGGGACGACCGCCGCGCAGCGGGTCCTCGCCCGGTGCTTCCGCACCTATGGCCTGCCGCTCGCGATCCTCAGTGATAACGGCGCCCCGTTCGGCGCCGTGCACGCCCCGCGCGGGCTCTCCCGTCTGAGCTGCTGGTTCGCCGCGCTCGGCATCACCCCGCGCTTCACCGTCCCCGGGCATCCCGAGCACAATGGGCGCCATGAGCGGCTCCATCGCACGCTCAAGGCCGAAGCCACGAGCCCCCCAGCGGCGACGCGGCGCGCGCAGCAGGCGCGTTTCGACGCCTGGCGGGCCGAGTACAACACCGTCCGACCCCACGCCGCGTTAGACGACCAGCCGCCGGCGAGTCGGTACCAGTCCTCGGCCACGCCCTACCCCCGCGGCGGCCCCCCGCCCCTCGTCTATCCATCGCATTTCGTCGCGCGCCGGGTCACTCAGGCCGGCCTCATTTGGTGGCAGCAGCACGACATCTACATCTCCCAAGCCTTCACCGGCTACACGTTAGGCCTCGCTCCCGTGTCCGCCACGTGCCATGATGTGTACCTCGCGGACCTCCTGTTGGGGTCCGTCGACCTGTCCGCCCGTCGCTTCATCCCGCTCACCGAGGCGCTCCGCTCACCCATCAACCCGGGCTAA